The sequence AGAAACCAGAGTTCTGGTATTCGCCAAAGGTGACAAGGAAACTGAGGCAAGAGAAGCCGGCGCTGATTTTGTTGGTGGTGACGATCTGGTTGAAAAGATCAAGGAAGGTTGGCTTGAGTTTGATAAAACTGTTGCTACTCCAGATATGATGGGAACAGTAGGTAAGATTGGACGAGTTCTTGGACCTAGAAATCTTATGCCAAATGCAAAACTTGGAACCGTCACTTTTGATCTTGCCAAAGTTATTCAGGATATTAAAAGTGGTAAGGTTGATTTCCGCGTTGATAAAACTGGTATTGTTCATGCTGGTATTGGAAAATGTTCTTTTGGTGAGGAAAAACTGTGTGATAATCTGAAAACTTTTGTAGAAAAAGTTATTCAATTAAAACCATCTTCAGCAAAAGGAGTTTATTTACGCTCTGTAACCCTAAGTTCAACTATGGGACCAGGTATTAAACTTGATACCATCGCTTTAACTGCTGCAGTAAAGTAGGATTGCGATTTTATATAAGGGTATTTTGAGGATTTTTTTTTAAGAAGTCTAAAAAAGTACTCACCCCCTCCCAATGTGGCGGGAAATAAATACCGGAATGTTTTTTATTTACCGGTATCAGAAGTAATTGTAGTACAAATAGGTCGAAGACAGCAGGTTCCGCGAGGTTTAATCACAGTATGTGTCCTGCCGAGGCATTGATAGATATATTTTAGTTAGACATTTATATATCGTATCCGCTGTTTAGGGCCTTAGAATTGTTTTCGTTTGTATTTCCGATGACAATTTCGTAGAGGCACTACTCTTGATGACTTTTGTCTCCAAGCGTAGACTCTAAAACATTTTATTCTTATTTCCGAATAAAGTAAAAGAGTAATCTTAACCGATTAAGGAGGAGTACTTTGAACCGTGACGATAAAACAGCAATAGTCTCCGCGTTGAATGATTCATTCAGCCGTGCCAAGTTTACTGTGGTTACCGATTATTGTGGTTTAACGGTTTCTGAGTTACAGGAGCTTCGCATTCAATTGCGTGGCTGCGATTCAGAGATTCGAATTGCAAAGAATACTCTTCTGAAAAGGGCAGCAGCGGATACAGCCTGTGACGTTCTCAGCGAGGATTTCACAGGAACCACAGCCATAGTTATGGGCTATGATGATCCGGTTGCACCAGCAAAGGCAATAGTTAAATTTGTAAAAGATCATAGTAAAATGCAAATTCGTGCCGCTGCTCTTGATGGAGAGAAAATTTCTGCAGATGATATGGTCGCTCTGTCCAAACTTCCTTCCAAGGAAGCAATGCTTGGACAGTTTCTTTCAGTTCTTAATGGCGTTCCAACTGGACTTGTTCAGGTACTTTCAGCAGTTCCACGAACATTTCTGTACGGTCTGCAGGCAATTAAAGAACAGAAAGAACAGGCATAATCCTGTTGATATCAGAGAATGGTTACCGGTAACGTAAATCATTACTTAAAAAGATTAAAATTAGAGGTATTTAATAATGGCTGTAACAAAAGAAGATGTAATTGATTTTTTATCTAATATGTCCGTTCTTGAGCTTTCCGTGCTCATAAAGGATCTCGAAGAAAAATTTGGCGTTTCTGCAGCCGCTCCTGCTGCAGTAGCTGCCGCTGGCCCTGCCGCAGAAGCCGGTGAAGCTGCTGCAGAACAGACTGAATTTGATGTAATCCTTGCCTCCGTTGGTGATGCAAAAATTAAGGTCATCAAAGAAGTGCGTGCTATTACCTCTCTTGGTCTGAAAGAAGCCAAGGAGCTTGTTGAAGGTGCTCCTGCTCCTGTAAAAGAAGGTGTTACCAAAGAAGAGGCAGCAGACATTAAAGCACAACTTGAAGGAGTTGGTGCTACCATAGAAGTTAAGTAATACACGCTTCATATGGTTGTCGGTTACTTTATCGACTTATCTTGTTGTATACGATACGCTACGGGCTCAGGCCGTGTAGCGTATCGTAGTTTTTATGAAGCAGTATAGTGATGGGTTTAAAACGTCGTAATATCAAGCTGATAATATTCTGGTCAAGGGCTTATTACTAGAACCAGATTCTACATACACGTGTATTGCTATGAAAATAAACGCTAAAAAAGACTGTTTTGTTCGAACAAACATCTGTACTGTTTATCATTCTAGTATCTGGTTAATCCCTCCGTACCCGCAGTATCATACCTTTTAAATTTCCTGACTTAACAGGTGAACCTGTAAAGTCGTTTGATCCAATATTCATGACCACATGTCTGTTTTGGGTATCAATTTTCTGTTAAAGGCATCTCGAGGTAAATTATGGAAAGAGTAAGAAAAAACTTTGCCAAATCTCCATCAATCATGGAACCTCCGCATCTCATCTCCATGCAGCGGATTTCATATGAAAAATTTTTACAGATTGATGTGGAGCCAAACGAACGAGAGGATTCTGGTTTGCAGGCTATTTTTAAAAATGTCTTTCCTATCAATGATTTTAACGGACATTGTTCTCTTGAATTTGTGAATTATTCGTTTGGTGAACCAAAGTATACAATTAACGAATGTCAGCAACGAGGTATGACTTATGATATCCCTGTGAAAATCACAGTACGCTTGATTACTTTTGACGTTGATGAAGAAACGGAAGTGCAGACCATTCGGGATATCAAAGAGCAGCAGGTTTTTCTTGGTGCCCTGCCACTTATGACAGGTGATGGTGTTTTTGTGATCAACGGTACTGAACGTGCCATAGTGTCACAGTTACAGAGATCACCAGGACTCTTTTTTACCCATGACAATGGAAAAAAACACTCCAGTGGTAAGTTACTGTATTCTGCTCGCATTATTCCAGTACGTGGTTCCTGGATTGATCTGGAATATGACATCAAAGATATTCTCCATGTGCGTATTGACCGGCGTCGTAAATTTCCTGTAACAACTCTTTTAAAGGCGTTGGATTATGAGAATGAAGTTGGAGAGGAACCACAGTACAGTTCCGAAAAGCTACTTCGTAAGTTTTATCCGACCTTAAAGGTAAAAAGGGAAAAAGACTCATACTATATCGAATTCAACCCTGAAACCGTCCAGGGGCAAAGGCTCGAGTTTGACCTTGTAGATCCCCAAACTGGCGACATTTTAGGAAAAGAAGGCAAAAAACTCGGTAAAGCATTATGCAAACGCCTGGTTAAAGCCAATGTCGAATTTTTACGAATTTCTGAAGAAAATCTCATCGGAAAATTTCTCGTTACCGACTTTGTGAAACCTGAAACCGGTGAACTTCTTGCTGCCTGTAATTCGGAAATTACTGAATCTACGCTTGAACTATTTGCTGAAGCAGGAATCGATGAGTTTGAAATTCTTTATATAGACGGAATTACCTATTCATATGCTTTCAGGAAGACTCTTGCACTCGACAAAGTTGAAAATAGTGACGAAGCTATACTCGAGATATACAGAAGACTTCGTCCTTCAAGTCCTCCAACAATTGAAGTTGCTCAGACTTTTTTCAACAATCTTTTTTTCAACAAAGATCTTTATGATCTATCTGAAGTCGGACGGTATAAAATAAATGCCCGCCTTGGTCTTGATACGGATATTGATCATCGAGCACTTACCAAGGAAGACATCATTGAATCTGTTCTCTTCCTTGTCCGACTGAAAGACAGTCAGGGCGATGTTGATGACATTGATCATCTTGGAAATCGTAGGGTCCGAACGGTTGGTGAACTTGTAGAGAACCAATATCGAATGGGCCTTATCCGAATGGAACGTGCCATCAAGGAACGTATGACTCTACAGGAAATAGAGACCATGATGCCCCATGATCTCGTCAATCCTAAGCCTATTTCTGCAGCAATTAAGGAATTTTTTGGTACATCACAGTTGTCACAGTTTATGGACCAGACGAACCCCTTATCCGAGGTGACCCATAAGCGACGTTTATCTGCATTAGGACCCGGAGGTCTGTCACGTGAACGTGCAGGATTTGAAGTGCGTGACGTTCATCCAACCCATTATGGTCGTATTTGCCCTGTTGAAACACCGGAGGGACCAAACATCGGTCTGATTGTTTCACTTGCTACCTACGCTCGGGTGAATCCATATGGATTTATTGAGACTCCATACAGAAAAGTTGAAAACTGTATAGTACTTGATGATATTAAATATTTAAGTGCGTTGCAGGAACAGAAACAGCTAATCGCTCCTGCAGCGATACAACTCGATAAAAACAATAAAATTATCGAGGAACGGTTGATTGTTCGTGAAGAAGGTGAAGTTATTACAGTCAACGCTGACTTTGTTACCTATATGGATATTGCACCCAATCAGTTAGTCAGTGTTGCCGCATCACTCATTCCATTTCTTGAGAATGATGATGCTAACCGTGCACTTATGGGGTCGAACATGCAACGCCAGGCAGTACCGCTTATGGTAACTGCTGCACCTCTTGTTGGAACTGGCATGGAACGTTATGTTGCCAGAGATTCCGGGGCTTGTCTGCTTGCGGGTGCTGAGGGTGTGGTTGAAGAAATTGACTCTAATCGAATTGTTATCCGTTACGATAAGCATGGAATTGACGGTTTTGATACCGGAGTAGGTGTCTATCGTCTTTCTAAATACAAAAAATCGAATCAAAATACTTGTTTTACTCAGAATCCGTTGGTGCTTCCAGGGCGTCGAGTTAAAAAAGGAACAGTTCTCGCCGATGGACCATCATGTGAACAGGGTGAGCTTGCACTTGGAAAAAATGTAACCATTGCCTTTATGCCATGGCGTGGATTTAATTTTGAGGATTCCATACTTGTCAATGAACGGCTCCTGAAAGAAGACACCTTTACTTCTGTGCACATCGAAGTTTTCGAGACAATGGCACGGGATACCAAGTTGGGTAAAGAAGAGATCACCCGTGATATTCCCAACGTTAGTGAGGAAACACTTCGTAATCTTGACGATTCCGGCATTGTCCGCATTGGTGCTGATGTCAGGGCAGGAGATACTCTGGTTGGAAAGGTTACCCCGAAGGGTGAATCGATGCTCTCTCCTGAGGAAAAGCTTTTGCGGGCCATATTTGGTGAAAAGGCTCAGGATGTGAAAGATTCATCTCTCCGTGTACCACCTGGAGTTGAGGGCGTCGTAATTGATGCAAAAGTATTTTCGAGAAAAGGCGTTGATAAAGATGAGCGATCCCTTATGATCGAAGATCTAGAGATAGAACGCCTCAATAAAGATAAACTTGATGAACTTGCCAGTTTGAAAAAAGGTGTATGCCGTGAGCTTGGCGAAATCATGGATGGACGAACCGTTAAACAGGATGTCTGTGCTAAAGATGGTACCGTAATAATTAAACTTGGAAAGAAAATGGAAGCTGCACTGGCGACGCAGATCGGGTTTGCCCAGCTTGCAAAAATTGATTTTTCTGAAAAGTCAAAATTTGAGGCTGAAATTGAGGCGGCTTACGAGCGATATAATAAACAAAAATCATTAATCGCTGAACGCTATGACGGTATCATTGGACGTATGAAAAAGGGAGATGATCTGCCTCCTGGTGTTGTCAAGATGGTTAAGGTCTATGTCGCCACCAAACGGAAGCTTTCAGTTGGTGATAAAATGGCCGGACGTCATGGAAATAAAGGTGTCGTATCAAGACTTCTTCCAGAAGAAGATATGCCTTTCTTTGCAGATGGAACCACCGTTGATATCGTTTTGAATCCACTGGGTGTGCCGTCTCGTATGAATGTTGGGCAGGTACTGGAAGTTCATTTAGGTTTTGCTGCTAAAAGGATCGGTAAACAGCTTTCCGATCTCGCTCAAGCTGAAGAACTCGACGCTATCAAAACCAAGATGAAGGCCGTTTATTCTAAAGAAGAATATAAGGCAATCACTGATGGTATGACCGATGCTGAGCTCTTTGACTGGTGTCGTAAACATTATCGTGGTATCCACGTTGCTACTCCGGTCTTTGATGGTGCTCCTGAAGAACAGATTCGAAAACTGCTTGTTGAAGCAGGTGTGGATGAAGTTGGACAGAGTCAACTGTACGATGGGCTTACCGGTGATCCATTTGACAATCTGGTGACAGTTGGTGTCATGTATATGCTGAAACTGCATCATCTTGTTGACAATAAAATTCATGCTCGTTCCACCGGACCTTACTCTCTTGTTACCCAGCAACCTTTGGGTGGTAAGGCACAGTTTGGTGGGCAGCGACTTGGTGAGATGGAGGTATGGGCAATGGAGGCATACGGTGCCGCCTATACCTTGAAAGAATTTTTAACGGCCAAGTCTGATGATGTTGAAGGACGTACAACCATGTACGAACGTATTGTCAAGGGTAACAATTTCCTTACAACAGGCCTTCCTGAATCTTTCCATGTGCTTGTGAAAGAACTTCAGGGACTCTGTTTAGATATGGAACTTCTTGAATAATAGGAAATCTGTTGTGTGTTGTACGTTGTGTCACCAGGTGTCGCGGCAAATTGTGGTTTCTCTATTTTCTCGTTTTTTAACCCTACAATGAGGGGGATGTACTTTCGTGGAAGAGCTATTTAATTTTTTTCAAAAACCGAAAGGTCCAGTATCGTTTAATAAAGTTCAGATATCTATCGCTTCACCTGAAAAGATCATGGACTGGTCACATGGTGAGGTAAAGAAACCTGAAACTATTAATTACCGAACATTCAAGCCGGAAAGAGACGGCCTTTTCTGCGCTAAAATATTTGGCCCAGTAAAGGATTTCGAGTGTAACTGCGGTAAATATAAGCGGATGAAGCACCGTGGTGTTGTTTGCGAAAAATGTGGAGTTGAGGTCATCCAGTCAAAGGTTCGCCGAGAACGTCTTGGTCATATCAAACTGGCCGCTCCCGTCGCCCACATCTGGTTTTTGAAAAGTCTGCCGTCAAAAATTGGTGCAGTCCTGGATCTCACTCTGAAACAGTTGGAAAAAGTACTCTACTTTGAGCAGTATGCCGTAATTCATTCTGATACCGATGCGGTACCAACTGGCACACTACTCACAGAAGAACAGTATCGACAGATGCGTGAAGAGCATCCTGGGCAGTTCGAGGTAGGTATCGGTGCTGAGGCTATCCATGAGTTACTTGCAGCACAGGATTTAGTTGAACTTTCCAAGACACTTCGTGAGGAGATGGCAACCACCAATTCCAAGACGAAACGTCTTAAATATGGAAAACGTCTCTATGTTATAGAAGCTTTTCGTGATTCCGGAAATCGGCCTGAGTGGATGGTGCTAAAGGTTATTCCGGTGCTTCCTCCTGATCTTCGTCCGCTGGTTCCCCTTGAGGGAGGTCGTTTCGCAACATCTGATCTTAATGATTTGTATCGTCGTGTTATCAACCGTAACAATCGTTTGAAACGTCTCCTTGAACTCGATGCTCCTGATATTATTATTCGTAATGAAAAAAGAATGCTTCAGGAAGCTGTGGATGTCCTGTTTGATAATGGACGTCGTGGTCGTGTCATAACCGGTGCCAATAAGCGCCCCCTGAAATCTCTTTCTGATATGCTAAAAGGAAAGCAGGGACGTTTTCGTCAGAATCTTCTCGGTAAGCGTGTCGACTATTCCGGTCGTTCAGTTATTGTTGTGGGACCACATCTTCGTCTTCATCAGTGTGGTATTCCAAAGAAGATGGCACTTGAGCTTTTTAAACCTTTTATCTACAACAAACTTGAAAATCAGGGGCTTGTTACCACCATTAAGAGTGCCCGCAAGATGGTAGAAAAGGGTGCTAAAGAGGTATGGGATGTTCTCGATGAGGTGGTGACAGAACGCTCAGTCATCTTAAATCGCGCTCCAACACTTCATAGACTGGGAATGCAGGCTTTTGAGGCAGTGCTGATTGAGGGGAAGGCTATTCAGCTCCATCCCCTTGTGTGTGCAGCATTTAATGCAGATTTCGATGGTGACCAGATGGCAGTTCATGTGCCACTTTCCGTTGAAGCTCAGGTTGAGGCCCGGGTTCTGATGATGTCCACTAATAACATCCTCTCACCCGCTAATGGTGAGCCTATCATTATCCCATCACAGGATATTGTACTTGGGCTTTATTACATGACTCGTGAGCGTATTAACGCCAAGGGTGAAGGAAAGATTTTTTCAAGTCCTGCTGAAGCCAAAATTGCCTACGATTATGACGCTGTACATCTTCAAGCAATAATTAAGGTACGACTCGATGGGGTTTTGGTTGAAACGACTATGGGAAGAATTCTCCTCGGGTATCTTCTTCCGGATGCAGTTCCATTCAGTGAAGTAAATAAGGTGATGAGTAAAAAGGCCTTGGCTCGGCTCATTGATTTCACTTATAGACACGCAGGAACCAAGGATACTGTAATTCTAGCCGATCGTCTGAAAGATATTGGTTATGAGTATGCTACGCGTGCCGGAATTTCCATCTGTATCGCTGATATGCAAATTCCAGAGAGCAAAAAAACCCTTGTCGAAAAAGCTGAAAAAGGAGTTATTGATGTAAGTCAGCAATATTCTGATGGTCTTATCACATCCGGTGAGAAGTATAATAAGGTTGTTGATATCTGGTCCAAGGTGACGGAGGATGTTGCCAATGAAATGATGGATGGAATCAAGGTAGATACATTTAAAGATAAAGATAATAACGATGTCGTTGCTCCGAGTTTTAACTCCATCTATCTCATGGCAGATTCCGGTGCCAGGGGCTCGCGTGATCAGATTCGTCAGCTGGCCGGAATGCGTGGTTTGATGGCTAAACCATCTGGAGCAATTATAGAGACACCCATTAAGGCATGTTTTCGTGAAGGACTTGGTGTACTTGAATACTTTATTTCAACACATGGAGCTCGTAAGGGACTTGCTGATACTGCACTTAAGACAGCCAACTCTGGGTATCTTACCCGTCGTTTGGTTGATGTTGCCCAAGATTCAACCATTGTTATGGCTGATTGTGAAACACTTGATGGGATTGTTGCAGAACCACTTCTTGATGGTGGTGAGATCATCGTCCCTCTTGGTGATCGAATCTTGGGACGTGTAGCTCAGGAAGATGTCGTCGATCCATTTGACGAAGAGAAAATCATCGTTGAGGCAGGTAAGGAAATCACGGAGTCTCTCGTTAAAGAGATCGATAAAGCTGGTATAGATAAAGTTAGAATTCGCTCTGTTTTAACCTGCCGAGCCCGTCGTGGCGTATGCGCCCAATGCTATGGTCGAGACCTCGGTCGTGGACATATGGTAAACCGTGGTGAGGCTGTTGGTATTATCGCTGCTCAATCTATTGGTGAACCTGGAACCCAGTTGACTATGCGTACTTTCCATATTGGTGGTACTGCAAGTCGTTCGGTTGAGCAGGCTGAAATTAAGAGTCAGCGTACTGGTAAAATAGCATTTAATAACCTTCACTCCGTTGAGAACTCAGAGGGTATTAAAATTGTTATGAATCGAAACGCTGAGATCGCAGTACTTGATGAGCAGGGTCGTGAACGTGAACGCCATAAGGTCAATTATGGTGCTCAGATCCTCGTCAAAGAAGGGGCTGAAGTTGAGCCTGCAACTATTCTTGCAGAGTGGGACGCCTATACCATTCCTATTGTTTCAGAGGTTGGCGGTATTATAAAATTTGGCGATATTATAGAAGGCTCGACCATGCAGGAGAAGGTTGATAGCGTTACTGGTAAGTCGAGTAAAGTTATTGTCCCAACTCCATCTGGTCTCGCTCTTTCTCCACGTATTTCGATTAAGGGAGAAAAAGGTAATAAAACCATAAAATTACCAGATTCAGAGTCCTTTGCCAGGTACTCTTTGCCGGTTGGGTCGATTATTTCACTTGAAGAGGGGGATAATATTACAGCAGGTACTGTTATTGGAAGGATCCCACGTGAAAGTAGTAAAACAAAAGATATCACTGGTGGTCTTCCTCGTGTTGCTGAGCTTTTTGAAGTGCGTAAACCGAAAGAACCTGCAATTATCACTGAGATTGATGGTCGCATCAGTTTTGGTAAAGAACTCAAAGGGAAACTTCGCGTTGTGGTTACTCCAGAATATGGAGAACCTCAGGAGTATCTTGTTCCCAAGGTTAAGCATATTATCGTCCATGAGGGGGATTATGTTCAAGCTGGTGAACCTTTGATGGAAGGGACCATTGTACCAAACGATATCCTCAAAGTTCTTGGTGTAAAAGAACTTGCTAAGTTTCTAGTGAATGAGGTACAGGAGGTGTATCGTCTCCAGGGTGTAAAGATTAATGACAAGCATATAGAAGTCATTGTTCGTCAGATGCTTAGAAGGGTACAGATAACCCATGCTGGTGATTCAAAGTTTATGATTGGTGAACAGGTCGTCTGGTGGGATTTTGAAGATGAGCGTGATCGCCTTTTTGCTGAAGGGAAACAACCAGGTATGGCAGAACCACTTCTTCTAGGTGTTACCAAGGCTTCATTGTCCACTGAAAGTTTTATTTCTGCTGCATCTTTTCAGGAGACCACAAAGGTTCTCACCAATGCCGCAATGCAGGGTAAAATAGATGAGTTGGTTGGCCTTAAGGAAAATGTAATCATGGGTCGGTTGATTTCTGCTGGTACGGGGCTTGGTAAAAGCTTTTAATTAAAGAGAGGGGAGTGATCAATGCCTGATTGGCCCCCTCTTCGAAGGATGTATTTGATAAAAATAAATCTCTTTCTGCTTGACACTGTTTGACGGATAGAGTATTTATTGTCCCTTTCGTGCTCGGCAAACTTACTAGTAGCCTTGTGTGATGAATAATTAACGACATTCCAATATATGTGAACAGGAGCAGTAAAGATAATGCCAACAATTAATCAGCTCATTCGGCAGGGCAGAAAAAAACAGGTAAAAAAGAGCCTTACTCCGGCACTAAAAGGTGCGCCTCAAAAACGTGGAGTGTGTGTGCGTGTATATACTACAACTCCAAAGAAGCCCAACTCGGCTCTACGTAAAGTGGCAAGGGTTCGGTTGACAAACGGAATTGAGGTCACTTCTTATATTCCTGGTATTGGCCATAATCTACAGGAGCATTCTGTTGTTCTGATTCGTGGGGGCCGTGTGAAGGATCTTCCTGGTGTTCGTTATCATGTTATTCGTGGTACTCTCGATACTCTGGGTGTCTCTGACAGACGCAAGGGTCGTTCCAAATATGGCGCGAAGCGTCCGAAATAAGCTGAACCTGGATAGTGATAGAGGAAAACAATGCCACGTAGAAAAATAGTAGAAAAAAGAAAAGTCAGTCCTGATCCACGTTTTAATTCCGTTTTGGTTTCAAAATTCACCAACGGTATAATGGAGCAGGGAAAAAAATCCATTGCCATGCGAATATTCTATGATGCGATGGATATAGTAGAATCTAAAGTACCTGATGAAGATCCTCTTACCATATTTGAAGAGGCAATGGATAAGGTGCGGCCAAAGGTTGAGGTGAAGTCTCGACGCGTTGGTGGTGCGACCTATCAGGTTCCGATGGAAGTTCGTCAGGTTCGCCGTAATGCGCTGGCTATTCGCTGGATCATTGGTTTCGCAAAGGCAAGATCAGGAAAGTCTATGTCTGATAAGCTTGCAGCTGAATTGCTTGATGCCTATAATGATCGAGGCGCTGCGGTGAAGAAACGTGACGATACTCATCGTATGGCCGAGGCTAACAAAGCTTTTGCTCACTATCGCTGGTAGGTAGTGCGTTACAATTTTAATCTGTTTTGTTGTGTTAGCTGATGGCTGATAAAGAAAGTCTTTCCGATGTGCGCAATATTGGTATAATGGCCCATATTGACGCTGGGAAAACTACAACAACTGAACGGATATTGTATTACACAGGCCGATCTTATAAGATTGGTGAGGTTCATGATGGTGCTGCCGTCATGGACTGGATGGAACAGGAACAGGAGCGGGGGATTACAATTACCTCTGCCGCTACAAGCTGTGCCTGGAAATCCAAAAGGATTAATATCATTGATACGCCTGGTCATGTCGATTTTACCGTTGAGGTGGAACGATCCCTGCGTGTGCTCGATGGCGCTGTGGCAGTTTTTTGTGCCGTAGGTGGTGTTGAGCCACAGTCCGAAACGGTTTGGCGACAGGCTGAAAGATACGGGATACCTCGAATAGCGTTCATCAATAAGATGGATCGGGTCGGGGCTGATTTTGATCGGGTTGTTGCAATGATGGAGAAACGACTGGGGGCAAATCCGGTTGTTCTTCAGATTCCTGTCGGAAAAGAGTCAGAGTTTGAGGGTGTTGTAGATATCATTGAAGGAAAAATGTATGCCTTTGATGAAGAGACACTTGGACAGGAAATCATAGAAAAAGATATTCCGGAAGATTACCGGAACAGATTCACGGCCGCATATATGGTACTCATCGAGAAGTTGGCCGACTTCGATGATGGGATCATGGAAAAATTCCTTGATGATACACCTGTATCTGCGACTGAAATTTATCGTGCCCTGCGTACTGCAACATTGAATTTGGACCTTGTGCCTGTTCTCTGTGGAAGTGCTTTTAAAAACAAAGGCATACAGCCTTTGCTGGACTCCATTGTTCAATACTTGCCATCACCACTGGATGTACCTCCGATGGTAGGTGAAGGGAAGAAG comes from Desulfocapsa sulfexigens DSM 10523 and encodes:
- the rpsL gene encoding 30S ribosomal protein S12, which translates into the protein MPTINQLIRQGRKKQVKKSLTPALKGAPQKRGVCVRVYTTTPKKPNSALRKVARVRLTNGIEVTSYIPGIGHNLQEHSVVLIRGGRVKDLPGVRYHVIRGTLDTLGVSDRRKGRSKYGAKRPK
- the rpsG gene encoding 30S ribosomal protein S7, giving the protein MPRRKIVEKRKVSPDPRFNSVLVSKFTNGIMEQGKKSIAMRIFYDAMDIVESKVPDEDPLTIFEEAMDKVRPKVEVKSRRVGGATYQVPMEVRQVRRNALAIRWIIGFAKARSGKSMSDKLAAELLDAYNDRGAAVKKRDDTHRMAEANKAFAHYRW